The following proteins come from a genomic window of Streptococcus pneumoniae:
- the bgaA gene encoding LPXTG-anchored adhesin/beta-galactosidase BgaA: protein MGKGHWNRKRVYSIRKFAVGACSVMIGTCAVLLGGNIAGESVVYADETLITHTAEKPKEEKMIVEEKADKALETKNVVERTEQSEPSSTEAIASEKKEDESVTPKEEKVSAKPEEKAPRIESQASSQEKPLKEDAKAVTNEEVNQMIEDRKVDFNQNWYFKLNANSKEAIKPDADVSTWKKLDLPYDWSIFNDFDHESPAQNEGGQLNGGEAWYRKTFKLDEKDLKKNVRLTFDGVYMDSQVYVNGQLVGHYPNGYNQFSYDITKYLHKDGRENVIAVHAVNKQPSSRWYSGSGIYRDVTLQVTDKVHVEKNGTTILTPKLEEQQHGKVETHVTSKIVNTDDKDHELVAEYQIVERGGHAVTGLVRTASRTLKAHESTSLDAILEVERPKLWTVLNDKPALYELITRVYRDGQLVDAKKDLFGYRYYHWTPNEGFSLNGERIKFHGVSLHHDHGALGAEENYKAEYRRLKQMKEMGVNSIRTTHNPASEQTLQIAAELGLLVQEEAFDTWYGGKKPYDYGRFFEKDATHPEARKGEKWSDFDLRTMVERGKNNPAIFMWSIGNEIGEANGDAHSLATVKRLVKVIKDVDKTRYVTMGADKFRFGNGSGGHEKIADELDAVGFNYSEDNYKALRAKHPKWLIYGSETSSATRTRGSYYRPERELKHSNGPERNYEQSDYGNDRVGWGKTATASWTFDRDNAGYAGQFIWTGTDYIGEPTPWHNQNQTPVKSSYFGIVDTAGIPKHDFYLYQSQWVSVKKKPMVHLLPHWNWENKELASKVADSEGKIPVRAYSNASSVELFLNGKSLGLKTFNKKQTSDGWTYQEGANANELYLEWKVAYQPGTLEAIARDESGKEIARDKITTAGKPAAVRLIKEDHAIAADGKDLTYIYYEIVDSQGNVVPTANNLVRFQLHGQGQLVGVDNGEQASRERYKAQADGSWIRKAFNGKGVAIVKSTEQAGKFTLTAHSDLLKSNQVTVFTGKKEGQEKTVLGTEVARVRTLIGKEPKMPKTVGFVYSDGSREKLPVTWSQVDVSQAGVVTVKGTANGREVEAHVEVLAIAKELPTVKRIAPNTDLNSVDKSVSYVLTDGSVQEYEVDKWEIAEEDKVKLAIPGSRIQATGYLEGQPIHATLVVEEGNAAAPVVPTVTVGGEAVTGLTSRQPMQYRTLSYGAQLPEVTASAENADVTVLQASAANGMRASIFIQPKDGGPLQTYAIQFLEEAPKIAHLSLQVEKADSLKEDQTVKLSVRAHYQDGTQAVLPADKVTFSTSGEGEVAIRKGMLELHKPGAVTLKAEYEGAKGQVDLTIQANTEKKIAQSIRPVNVVTDLHQEPTLPSTVTVEYDKGFPKAHKVTWQAIPKEKLDSYQTFEVLGKVEGIDLEARARVSVEGIVSVEEVSVTTPIAEAPQLPESVRTYDSNGHVSSAKVAWDAIRPEQYAKEGVFTVNGRLEGTQLTTKLHVRVSAQTEQGANISDQWTGSELPLAFASDSNPSDPVSNVNDKLISYNNQPANRWTNWNRTNPEASVGVLFGDSGILSKRSVDNLSVGFHEDHGVGAPKSYVIEYYVGKTVPTAPKNPSFVGNEDHVFNDSANWKPVTNLKAPAQLKAGEMNHFSFDKVETYAVRIRMVKADNKRGTSITEVQIFAKQVAAAKQGQTRIQVDGKDLANFNPDLTDYYLESVDGKVPAVTASVSNNGLATVVPSVREGEPVRVIAKAENGDILGEYRLHFTKDKNLLSHKPVAAVKQARLLQVGQALELPTKVPVYFTGKDGYETKDLSVEWEEVPAENLTKAGQFTVRGHVLGSDLVAEVTVRVTDKLGEALSDNPNYDENSNQAFASATNDIDKNSHDRVDYLNDGDHSENRRWTNWSPTPSSNPEVSAGVIFRENGKIVERTVAQAKLHFFADSGTDAPTKLVLERYVGPEFEVPTYYSNYQAYDADHPFNNPENWEAVPYRADKDIAAGDEINVTFKAVKAKAMRWRMERKADKSGVAMIEMTFLAPSELPQESTQSKILVDGKELADFAENRQDYQITYKGQRPKVSVEENNQVASTVVDSGEDSLPVLVRLVSESGKQVKEYRIHLTKEKPVSEKTVAAVQEDLPKLEFVEKDLAYKTVEKKDSTLYLGETRVEQEGKTGKERIFTAINPDGSKEEKLREVVEAPTDRIVLVGTKPVAQEAKKPQVSEKADTKPIDSSEASQTNKAQLPNTGSAASQAAVAAGLALLGLSAGLVVTKGKKED, encoded by the coding sequence ATGGGGAAAGGCCATTGGAATCGGAAAAGAGTTTATAGCATTCGTAAGTTTGCTGTGGGAGCTTGCTCAGTAATGATTGGGACTTGTGCAGTTCTATTAGGAGGAAATATAGCTGGAGAATCTGTAGTTTATGCGGATGAAACACTTATTACTCATACTGCTGAGAAACCTAAAGAGGAAAAAATGATAGTAGAAGAAAAGGCTGATAAAGCTTTGGAAACTAAAAATGTAGTTGAAAGGACAGAACAAAGTGAACCTAGTTCAACTGAGGCTATTGCATCTGAGAAGAAAGAAGATGAATCCGTAACTCCAAAAGAGGAAAAAGTGTCTGCTAAACCGGAAGAAAAAGCTCCAAGGATAGAATCACAAGCTTCAAGTCAAGAAAAACCGCTCAAGGAAGATGCTAAAGCTGTAACAAATGAAGAAGTGAATCAAATGATTGAAGACAGGAAAGTGGATTTTAATCAAAATTGGTACTTTAAACTCAATGCAAATTCTAAGGAAGCCATTAAACCTGATGCAGACGTATCTACGTGGAAAAAATTAGATTTACCGTATGACTGGAGTATCTTTAACGATTTCGATCATGAATCTCCTGCACAAAATGAAGGTGGACAGCTCAACGGTGGGGAAGCTTGGTATCGCAAGACTTTCAAACTAGATGAAAAAGACCTCAAGAAAAATGTTCGCCTTACTTTTGATGGCGTCTACATGGATTCTCAAGTTTATGTCAATGGTCAGTTAGTGGGGCATTATCCAAATGGTTATAACCAGTTCTCATACGATATCACCAAATACCTTCACAAAGATGGTCGTGAGAATGTGATTGCTGTCCATGCAGTCAACAAACAGCCAAGTAGCCGTTGGTATTCAGGAAGTGGTATCTATCGTGATGTGACTTTACAAGTGACAGATAAGGTGCATGTTGAGAAAAATGGGACAACTATTTTAACACCAAAACTTGAAGAACAACAACATGGCAAGGTTGAAACTCATGTGACCAGCAAAATCGTCAATACGGACGACAAAGACCATGAACTTGTAGCCGAATATCAAATCGTTGAACGAGGTGGTCATGCTGTAACAGGCTTAGTTCGTACAGCGAGTCGTACCTTAAAAGCACATGAATCAACAAGCCTAGATGCGATTTTAGAAGTTGAAAGACCAAAACTCTGGACCGTTTTAAATGACAAACCTGCCTTGTACGAATTGATTACGCGTGTTTACCGTGACGGTCAATTGGTTGATGCTAAGAAGGATTTGTTTGGTTACCGTTACTATCACTGGACTCCAAATGAAGGTTTCTCTTTGAATGGTGAACGTATTAAATTCCATGGAGTATCCTTGCACCACGACCATGGGGCGCTTGGAGCAGAAGAAAACTATAAAGCAGAATATCGCCGTCTCAAACAAATGAAGGAGATGGGAGTTAACTCCATCCGTACAACCCACAACCCTGCTAGTGAGCAAACCTTGCAAATCGCAGCAGAACTAGGTTTACTCGTTCAGGAAGAGGCCTTTGATACGTGGTATGGTGGCAAGAAACCTTATGACTATGGACGTTTCTTTGAAAAAGATGCCACTCACCCAGAAGCTCGAAAAGGTGAAAAATGGTCTGATTTTGACCTACGTACCATGGTCGAAAGAGGCAAAAACAACCCTGCTATCTTCATGTGGTCAATTGGTAATGAAATAGGTGAAGCTAATGGTGATGCCCACTCTTTAGCAACTGTTAAACGTTTGGTCAAGGTTATCAAGGATGTTGATAAGACTCGCTATGTTACCATGGGAGCAGATAAATTCCGTTTCGGTAATGGTAGCGGAGGGCATGAGAAAATTGCTGATGAACTCGATGCTGTTGGATTTAACTATTCTGAAGATAATTACAAAGCTCTTAGAGCTAAGCATCCAAAATGGTTGATTTACGGTTCAGAAACATCATCAGCAACCCGTACACGAGGAAGTTACTATCGCCCTGAACGTGAATTGAAACATAGCAATGGACCTGAGCGTAATTATGAACAGTCAGATTATGGAAATGATCGTGTGGGTTGGGGGAAAACAGCAACCGCTTCATGGACTTTTGACCGTGACAACGCTGGCTATGCTGGACAGTTTATCTGGACAGGTACGGACTATATTGGTGAACCTACACCATGGCACAACCAAAATCAAACTCCTGTTAAGAGCTCTTACTTTGGTATCGTAGATACAGCCGGCATTCCAAAACATGACTTCTACCTCTACCAAAGCCAATGGGTTTCTGTTAAAAAGAAACCGATGGTACACCTTCTTCCTCACTGGAACTGGGAAAACAAAGAATTAGCATCCAAAGTAGCTGACTCAGAAGGTAAGATTCCAGTTCGTGCTTATTCGAATGCTTCTAGTGTAGAATTATTCTTGAATGGAAAATCTCTTGGTCTTAAGACTTTCAATAAAAAACAAACCAGCGATGGGTGGACTTACCAAGAAGGTGCAAATGCTAATGAACTTTATCTTGAATGGAAAGTTGCCTATCAACCGGGTACCTTGGAAGCAATTGCTCGTGATGAATCTGGCAAGGAAATTGCTCGAGATAAGATTACTACTGCTGGTAAGCCAGCGGCAGTTCGTCTTATTAAGGAAGACCATGCGATTGCAGCAGATGGAAAAGACTTGACTTACATCTACTATGAAATTGTTGACAGCCAGGGGAATGTGGTTCCAACTGCTAATAATCTGGTTCGCTTCCAATTGCATGGCCAAGGTCAACTGGTCGGTGTAGATAACGGAGAACAAGCCAGCCGTGAACGCTATAAGGCGCAAGCAGATGGTTCTTGGATTCGTAAAGCATTTAATGGTAAAGGTGTTGCCATTGTCAAATCAACTGAACAAGCAGGGAAATTCACCCTTACTGCCCACTCTGATCTCTTGAAATCGAACCAAGTCACTGTCTTTACTGGTAAAAAAGAAGGACAAGAGAAGACTGTTTTGGGGACAGAAGTAGCAAGAGTTCGTACATTAATTGGTAAAGAACCAAAAATGCCGAAAACAGTAGGTTTTGTATACAGCGATGGTAGTCGTGAAAAACTTCCAGTAACTTGGTCTCAAGTCGATGTTAGTCAAGCAGGAGTTGTGACTGTTAAAGGTACAGCAAATGGACGTGAGGTAGAGGCTCATGTCGAGGTTCTAGCAATTGCGAAAGAATTACCAACAGTTAAACGTATTGCTCCAAATACTGACTTGAATTCTGTAGACAAATCTGTTTCTTATGTTTTGACTGATGGAAGTGTACAAGAGTACGAAGTGGACAAGTGGGAGATTGCCGAAGAAGATAAAGTTAAGTTAGCAATTCCAGGTTCTCGTATTCAAGCGACCGGTTATTTAGAAGGTCAACCAATTCATGCAACCCTTGTGGTAGAAGAAGGAAATGCTGCAGCACCTGTAGTGCCAACTGTTACTGTTGGAGGTGAGGCAGTAACAGGTCTTACTAGTCGACAACCAATGCAATATCGTACTCTATCTTATGGTGCCCAACTGCCAGAAGTCACAGCAAGTGCTGAAAATGCTGATGTGACAGTTCTTCAAGCAAGCGCAGCAAACGGCATGCGTGCGAGCATCTTTATTCAACCTAAAGATGGTGGCCCTCTTCAAACCTATGCAATTCAATTCCTTGAAGAAGCACCAAAAATTGCTCACTTGAGCTTGCAAGTGGAAAAAGCTGACAGTCTCAAAGAAGACCAAACTGTCAAATTGTCGGTTCGAGCTCACTATCAAGATGGAACGCAAGCTGTATTACCAGCTGATAAAGTAACCTTCTCTACAAGTGGTGAAGGGGAAGTCGCAATTCGTAAAGGAATGCTTGAGTTACATAAGCCAGGAGCAGTCACTCTCAAAGCGGAATATGAGGGAGCTAAAGGCCAAGTTGATCTCACTATCCAGGCCAATACTGAGAAGAAGATTGCGCAATCTATCCGTCCAGTAAATGTAGTGACAGATTTACACCAAGAACCTACTCTTCCGTCAACAGTAACGGTTGAGTATGACAAAGGTTTCCCTAAAGCTCACAAAGTCACTTGGCAAGCTATTCCGAAAGAAAAACTAGACTCCTATCAAACCTTTGAAGTACTAGGTAAAGTTGAAGGAATTGACCTTGAAGCGCGTGCAAGAGTCTCTGTAGAAGGTATCGTTTCAGTTGAAGAAGTCAGTGTGACAACTCCAATCGCAGAAGCACCACAATTACCAGAAAGCGTTCGGACATATGATTCAAATGGTCACGTTTCATCAGCTAAGGTTGCATGGGATGCGATTCGTCCAGAGCAATACGCTAAGGAAGGTGTCTTTACAGTTAATGGTCGCTTAGAAGGTACGCAATTAACAACTAAACTTCATGTTCGCGTATCTGCTCAAACTGAGCAAGGTGCAAACATTTCTGACCAATGGACCGGTTCAGAATTGCCACTTGCCTTTGCTTCAGATTCAAATCCAAGCGACCCAGTTTCAAATGTTAATGACAAGCTCATTTCCTACAATAACCAACCAGCCAATCGTTGGACAAACTGGAATCGTACTAATCCAGAAGCTTCAGTCGGTGTTCTGTTTGGAGATTCAGGTATCTTGAGCAAACGCTCCGTTGATAATCTAAGTGTCGGATTCCACGAAGACCATGGAGTTGGTGCACCGAAGTCTTATGTGATTGAGTATTATGTTGGTAAGACTGTCCCGACAGCTCCTAAAAACCCTAGTTTTGTTGGTAATGAGGACCATGTCTTTAATGATTCTGCCAACTGGAAACCAGTTACTAATCTAAAAGCCCCTGCTCAACTCAAGGCTGGAGAAATGAACCACTTTAGCTTTGATAAAGTTGAAACCTATGCTGTTCGTATTCGCATGGTTAAAGCAGATAACAAGCGTGGAACGTCTATCACAGAGGTACAAATCTTTGCGAAACAAGTTGCGGCAGCCAAACAAGGACAAACAAGAATCCAAGTTGACGGCAAAGACTTAGCAAACTTCAACCCTGATTTGACAGACTACTACCTTGAGTCTGTAGATGGAAAAGTTCCGGCAGTCACAGCAAGTGTTAGCAACAATGGTCTCGCTACCGTCGTTCCAAGCGTTCGTGAAGGTGAGCCGGTTCGTGTCATCGCGAAAGCTGAAAATGGCGACATCTTAGGAGAATACCGTCTGCACTTCACTAAGGATAAGAACTTACTTTCTCATAAACCAGTTGCTGCGGTTAAACAAGCTCGCTTGCTACAAGTAGGTCAAGCACTTGAATTGCCGACTAAGGTTCCAGTTTACTTCACAGGTAAAGACGGCTACGAAACAAAAGATTTGTCAGTTGAATGGGAAGAAGTTCCAGCAGAAAATCTGACAAAAGCAGGTCAATTTACCGTTCGAGGCCATGTCCTTGGTAGTGATCTTGTTGCTGAGGTCACTGTACGAGTGACAGACAAACTAGGCGAAGCTCTTTCAGATAACCCTAACTATGATGAAAACAGTAACCAGGCCTTTGCTTCAGCAACCAATGATATTGACAAAAACTCTCATGACCGCGTTGACTATCTCAATGACGGAGATCATTCAGAAAATCGTCGTTGGACAAACTGGTCTCCAACACCATCTTCTAATCCAGAAGTATCAGCGGGTGTGATCTTCCGTGAAAATGGTAAGATTGTAGAACGGACTGTTGCGCAAGCCAAACTTCACTTCTTTGCAGATAGTGGTACGGATGCACCAACTAAACTCGTTTTAGAACGCTATGTCGGTCCAGAGTTTGAAGTGCCAACCTACTATTCAAACTACCAAGCCTACGACGCAGACCATCCATTCAACAATCCAGAAAATTGGGAAGCTGTGCCTTATCGTGCGGATAAAGACATCGCAGCTGGTGATGAAATCAACGTAACATTTAAAGCTGTCAAAGCCAAAGCTATGAGATGGCGTATGGAGCGTAAAGCAGATAAGAGCGGTGTTGCGATGATTGAGATGACCTTCCTTGCACCAAGTGAATTGCCTCAAGAAAGCACGCAATCGAAGATTCTTGTAGATGGAAAAGAACTTGCTGATTTCGCTGAAAATCGTCAAGACTATCAAATTACCTATAAAGGTCAACGGCCAAAAGTCTCAGTTGAAGAAAACAATCAAGTAGCTTCAACTGTGGTAGATAGTGGAGAAGATAGCCTTCCAGTACTTGTTCGCCTCGTTTCAGAAAGTGGAAAACAAGTCAAGGAATACCGTATCCACTTGACTAAGGAAAAACCAGTTTCTGAGAAGACAGTTGCTGCTGTACAAGAAGATCTTCCAAAACTCGAATTTGTTGAAAAAGATTTGGCCTACAAGACAGTTGAGAAAAAAGATTCAACACTGTATCTAGGTGAAACTCGTGTAGAACAAGAAGGAAAAACTGGTAAAGAACGTATCTTTACAGCGATTAATCCTGATGGAAGTAAGGAAGAAAAACTCCGTGAAGTGGTAGAAGCTCCGACAGACCGCATCGTCTTGGTTGGAACCAAACCAGTAGCTCAAGAAGCTAAAAAACCACAAGTGTCAGAAAAAGCAGATACAAAACCAATTGATTCAAGTGAAGCTAGTCAAACTAATAAAGCCCAGTTACCAAATACAGGTAGTGCGGCAAGCCAAGCAGCAGTAGCAGCAGGTTTAGCTCTTCTAGGTTTGAGTGCAGGATTAGTAGTTACTAAAGGTAAAAAAGAAGACTAG
- a CDS encoding PTS galactitol transporter subunit IIC codes for MDAIFDLIGKVFNPILEMGGPVIMLIILTVLALLFGVKFSKALEGGIKLAIALTGIGAIIGMLNGAFSASLAKFVENTGIQLSITDVGWAPLATITWGSAWTLYFLLIMLIVNVVMLAMKKTDTLDVDIFDIWHLSITGLLIKWYADNNGVSQGVSLFIATAAIVLVGVLKIINSDLMKPTFDDLLNAPSSSPMTSTHMNYMMNPVIMVLDKIFEKFFPGLDKYDFDAAKLNKKIGFWGSKFFIGFILGIVIGIMGTPHPIAGVADADKWRLVIKGWLSLGLTAGVSLELFSLIGSWFIAAVEPLSQGITNVATKRLQGRKFNIGLDWPFIAGRAEIWACANVLAPIMLIEAVLLSKVGNGILPLAGIIAMGVTPALLVVTRGKLLRMIIFGTLLLPLFLLSGTLIAPFATELAKGVGAFPEGVSQTQLITHSTLEGPIEKLLGWTIGNTTTGDIKAILGAVAFLVFYIGIFAWYRKQMIKRNEEYAAKAK; via the coding sequence ATGGATGCAATCTTTGACCTAATCGGAAAGGTTTTCAATCCCATCTTAGAAATGGGTGGACCTGTCATCATGTTGATCATTTTGACAGTATTGGCTTTACTTTTTGGAGTGAAATTCTCCAAAGCGCTTGAAGGTGGTATCAAACTTGCCATCGCTCTTACAGGTATCGGTGCTATCATCGGTATGCTAAATGGTGCTTTCTCAGCATCACTTGCAAAATTCGTTGAAAACACTGGTATCCAATTGAGTATTACAGACGTTGGTTGGGCACCACTCGCAACAATCACTTGGGGTTCTGCTTGGACACTATACTTCTTGCTCATCATGTTGATTGTCAACGTAGTGATGCTTGCTATGAAGAAAACCGATACACTTGATGTCGATATCTTTGATATCTGGCACTTGTCTATCACAGGTCTCTTGATTAAATGGTATGCTGATAACAATGGTGTGAGTCAAGGGGTTTCACTCTTTATTGCTACAGCAGCTATCGTCCTTGTCGGTGTGTTGAAAATTATCAACTCTGACTTGATGAAACCTACATTTGATGACCTTCTTAACGCCCCAAGTTCATCACCAATGACATCAACTCACATGAACTACATGATGAACCCAGTTATCATGGTTTTGGATAAGATTTTTGAAAAATTCTTCCCAGGCCTTGATAAATATGACTTTGATGCTGCTAAATTGAACAAGAAAATCGGTTTCTGGGGATCTAAATTCTTCATCGGTTTCATCCTTGGTATCGTTATCGGTATTATGGGAACTCCACATCCAATTGCAGGTGTTGCAGATGCAGATAAATGGCGTCTTGTTATCAAAGGATGGTTGTCTCTTGGTTTGACTGCCGGTGTATCTTTGGAACTCTTCTCACTTATCGGTTCATGGTTCATCGCAGCCGTAGAACCACTATCACAAGGTATTACAAACGTTGCTACTAAACGTCTTCAAGGACGTAAATTCAATATCGGTCTTGACTGGCCATTCATCGCTGGTCGTGCTGAAATCTGGGCTTGTGCCAACGTACTTGCACCAATCATGTTGATTGAAGCAGTGCTTCTTTCAAAAGTTGGAAATGGTATCTTGCCACTTGCAGGTATCATCGCTATGGGTGTTACTCCAGCTCTCTTGGTTGTAACTCGTGGTAAATTGCTCCGTATGATTATCTTCGGAACACTCTTGTTGCCACTCTTCCTTCTTTCAGGTACCCTTATTGCACCATTTGCAACAGAACTTGCTAAAGGTGTAGGTGCCTTCCCAGAAGGTGTGAGCCAAACTCAATTGATTACTCACTCTACTCTTGAAGGACCAATCGAAAAACTTCTTGGTTGGACAATTGGTAACACTACAACTGGTGATATCAAAGCAATCCTTGGTGCAGTAGCCTTCCTTGTATTCTATATCGGTATCTTTGCTTGGTACAGAAAACAAATGATCAAACGTAACGAAGAGTACGCAGCAAAAGCAAAATAA
- a CDS encoding PTS sugar transporter subunit IIB, protein MIKILAACGAGVNSSHQIKSALEEELSNRGYDVHCDAVMVKDVNEDLMKGYDIFTPIAATDLGFEPGIPVIEAGPILFRIPAMSAPVFDNIEAAIKEHGLS, encoded by the coding sequence ATGATTAAAATTCTTGCTGCCTGCGGTGCAGGTGTTAACTCAAGTCACCAAATTAAAAGTGCTCTAGAAGAAGAACTTTCAAACCGTGGTTATGATGTTCACTGTGATGCAGTCATGGTGAAAGATGTAAACGAAGACCTTATGAAAGGTTACGATATCTTTACACCAATCGCTGCAACAGACCTTGGTTTTGAACCAGGTATCCCAGTTATCGAAGCTGGGCCAATCTTATTCCGTATCCCAGCAATGAGCGCTCCAGTATTTGACAATATTGAAGCAGCTATTAAAGAACACGGATTAAGCTAA
- a CDS encoding PTS sugar transporter subunit IIA: protein MVLDYFFDKNLVFCLEADNQEHLFDQVATLLEEREIVTPTYREALITREKSFPTGLDMEFLGKNLPNVAIPHTDIVHNLAEKVVVVRLEKPVTFHNMIAPDKEVEVSLLFFIINNSSSSQTNILAQLMDFFTGNGHLEDLSKISEPEKLYAYIAEATA from the coding sequence ATGGTATTAGATTATTTCTTTGACAAAAACCTTGTGTTTTGCTTAGAAGCGGATAATCAAGAACATCTCTTTGATCAGGTTGCAACTTTATTGGAAGAACGAGAAATTGTAACTCCAACTTATCGTGAAGCCTTGATCACGCGTGAAAAGTCATTTCCAACTGGTTTAGATATGGAATTTCTAGGAAAGAACTTGCCAAATGTAGCGATTCCTCACACAGATATTGTTCATAATCTAGCTGAGAAAGTGGTGGTTGTTCGATTAGAAAAACCAGTAACTTTTCACAATATGATAGCTCCTGATAAGGAAGTAGAAGTATCCCTACTCTTCTTTATTATTAACAATTCAAGTTCAAGTCAAACAAATATTCTGGCTCAGTTGATGGACTTTTTCACAGGAAATGGACATCTTGAAGACCTATCAAAAATTTCCGAACCAGAAAAACTTTATGCTTACATTGCTGAAGCAACCGCTTAA